A genome region from Triticum aestivum cultivar Chinese Spring chromosome 2B, IWGSC CS RefSeq v2.1, whole genome shotgun sequence includes the following:
- the LOC123047274 gene encoding actin-related protein 8, with amino-acid sequence MASTLLRRVWGTVLARAGPRDPDASSSSPRRRGAPAASAAAEYGSLGALDAVPIDVLAQILRLLGPGDAARSVAVCRTWRLLASDNALWAFFLSLGPDPWDLVVFAETHLAAGPAEPRSVYFGTVRVPPQLSFKRIYGQRALVPGSIIVDGGSGYCKYGWSKYAAPSGRCATFLEFGNIESPMYARLRHFFSTIYNRMHVKPSARPIVVVLPLCHSDDTEAARASRRQYKETLYSVLFDMNVPAVCAVDQALLALYAARRTSGIVVNIGFNVTTVVPIFQGRVMREIGIETVGQGALKLTGFLKELLQRRNISFESLYTVRTIKEKICYVAADYEAELCKNTQASYEVDGEGWFTLSEERFKMAEILFQPQIGGVRAMALHKAVSLCMDHCYNTEVLRDHSWFKTVVLAGGSSCLPGLPERLEKELHKLLPPYISEGIRVLPPPFGTDTAWFGAKMIGTVSTFSDAWCINKKQFRQKSRHSGSSLASAWR; translated from the exons ATGGCGTCCACGCTGCTGCGCAGGGTGTGGGGCACCGTGCTGGCCCGCGCGGGGCCGCGCGACccggacgcctcctcctcctccccgcgccgccgcggcgccccggcggcgtcggcggcggcggagtaCGGGTCCCTGGGCGCGCTCGACGCCGTGCCGATCGACGTGCTGGCGCAGATCCTGCGCCTGCTGGGCCCCGGCGACGCGGCGCGCTCCGTCGCCGTGTGCCGCACCTGGCGCCTCCTCGCCTCCGACAACGCGCTCTGGGCCTTCTTCCTCAGCCTCGGCCCCGACCCCTGGGACCTCGTCGTCTTCGCCGAGAcccacctcgccgccggccccgCCGAGCCCCGCAG CGTCTACTTCGGCACCGTTCGCGTCCCGCCGCAGCTCTCCTTCAAGCGCATCTACGGACAGCGAGCGCTCGTCCCCGGCTCTATCATAGTCGATG GTGGATCAGGCTATTGCAAGTACGGCTGGAGCAAGTATGCTGCTCCTTCTGGGCGTTGTGCTACTTTTCTG GAATTTGGTAACATTGAGTCCCCTATGTATGCAAGACTTCGTCACTTTTTCTCGACAATCTATAACAG GATGCATGTAAAGCCTTCTGCGCGACCAATTGTTGTTGTCCTTCCCCTCTGTCACTCCGATG ATACCGAGGCTGCTAGGGCCTCAAGAAGGCAATACAAGGAGACATTGTACTCGGTTTTGTTCGACATGAATGTTCCTGCTGTTTGTGCTGTTGATCAA GCACTCCTAGCTTTGTATGCTGCTAGACGAACCTCTGGTATTGTTGTCAACATTGGATTCAATGTCACAACCGTTGTTCCCA TCTTTCAAGGTAGGGTGATGCGTGAGATAGGCATTGAAACTGTGGGGCAAGGTGCTCTGAAACTTACTGGATTTCTAAAGGAGCTATTGCAGCGAAGGAATATTTCTTTTGAATCACTGTACACTGTTCGGACAATCAAGGAG AAAATTTGCTACGTCGCGGCTGATTATGAAGCAGAACTATGTAAAAACACACAAGCTTCCTATGAGGTGGATGGTGAAGGGTGGTTCACTCTATCAGAAGAAAGATTCAAGATGGCAGAAATCCTTTTCCAGCCCCAGATTGGAGGAGT TCGTGCTATGGCTTTGCACAAAGCAGTATCTCTATGTATGGATCACTGCTACAACACAGAGGTGCTCCGTGATCACAGCTGGTTCAAGACGGTGGTTTTAGCTGGTGGATCGTCGTGCTTACCTGGTTTGCCAG AGAGGCTCGAGAAAGAGCTCCACAAACTTCTTCCTCCATACATCTCAGAAGGAATAAGGGTTCTGCCTCCTCCATTTGGCACAGACACCGCCTGGTTCGGTGCAAAGATGATCGGCACT GTGAGCACTTTCTCGGACGCATGGTGCATAAACAAGAAGCAGTTCCGCCAGAAGTCACGCCACAGCGGTTCGTCTTTAGCGAGTGCATGGCGATAG